A stretch of Suncus etruscus isolate mSunEtr1 chromosome 9, mSunEtr1.pri.cur, whole genome shotgun sequence DNA encodes these proteins:
- the MATN4 gene encoding matrilin-4, producing MRGLLCSPLLVLLFLLQPWETQPQATAPRCHTGPLDLVLVIDSSRSVRPFEFETMRQFLVGLLRGLDVGPNATRVGLIQYSSQVQSVFPLGAFSRVEDMERAIRALVPLAQGTMTGLAIQYAMNVAFSVAEGARPPEARVPRVAVIVTDGRPQDRVADVSAQARARGIEIYAVGVQRADVASLRAMASPPLDEHVFLVESFDLIQQFGLQFQSRLCGKNLCAKGTHGCQHQCINTPGTFHCACKPGFQLAADNKNCLAQDLCNGVDHGCEFQCVSEGLSYRCLCPEGRQLQADGKSCSRCREGHVDLVLLIDGSKSVRPQNFELVKRFVNQIVDFLDVSPEGTRVGLVQFSSRVRTEFPLGRYGTGAEVKQAVMAVEYMERGTMTGLALRHMVEHSFSEAQGARPRALNVPRVGLVFTDGRSQDDISVWAARAKEEGIVMYAVGVGKAVEEELRQIASEPSELHVSYAPDFNTMTHLLENLKGSICPEEGIGAGTELRSPCECESLVEFQGRTLGALESLSQNLSQLTARLEDLENQLATQK from the exons atgaGGGGGCTTTTATGCTCCCCACTGCTGGTGCTACTGTTCCTTCTCCAGCCCTGGGAAACTCAGCCCCAGGCCACAG CTCCCAGGTGCCACACGGGGCCCCTGGATTTGGTGCTGGTGATCGACAGTTCGCGCAGCGTGCGCCCCTTCGAGTTTGAGACTATGCGGCAGTTCTTGGTGGGCCTCCTCCGCGGCCTGGACGTGGGGCCCAACGCCACGCGCGTCGGCCTGATCCAGTATTCGAGCCAGGTGCAGAGTGTCTTCCCACTCGGCGCCTTCTCGCGTGTGGAGGACATGGAACGCGCCATCCGCGCCCTGGTACCTTTGGCACAGGGCACCATGACTGGTTTGGCCATCCAGTACGCCATGAATGTGGCCTTCAGCGTAGCCGAGGGAGCCCGCCCGCCGGAGGCGCGTGTGCCGCGGGTCGCTGTCATTGTCACGGACGGGCGGCCCCAGGACCGAGTGGCCGATGTGTCTGCTCAAGCACGAGCCCGTGGCATCGAAATCTATGCTGTGGGGGTGCAGCGTGCAGACGTGGCATCTCTGCGCGCCATGGCGTCACCTCCCTTGGACGAGCATGTGTTTCTTGTGGAGTCCTTCGACCTGATCCAGCAGTTTGGCTTGCAATTCCAGAGTCGGCTGTGCG GAAAGAACCTGTGTGCGAAGGGGACACATGGCTGCCAGCACCAGTGTATCAACACCCCAGGCACCTTCCACTGTGCCTGCAAGCCTGGCTTCCAACTGGCAGCAGACAACAAGAACTGTCTGG CACAAGACCTCTGCAACGGTGTAGACCATGGATGCGAGTTCCAGTGTGTGAGTGAGGGTCTCTCTTACCGCTGCCTGTGCCCTGAGGGCCGGCAACTCCAGGCTGATGGCAAGAGCTGCAGTC GGTGCCGGGAAGGCCATGTGGACCTGGTTCTGCTGATCGATGGCTCCAAGAGTGTCCGCCCTCAGAACTTTGAGCTGGTGAAACGCTTCGTGAACCAGATCGTGGACTTCCTGGACGTGTCCCCAGAGGGCACGCGCGTGGGGCTGGTGCAATTCTCTAGCCGTGTGCGCACCGAGTTCCCGCTGGGCCGCTATGGCACCGGAGCCGAGGTGAAGCAAGCGGTGATGGCAGTGGAGTACATGGAGCGTGGGACCATGACCGGGCTGGCCCTCCGCCACATGGTGGAGCACAGCTTCTCTGAGGCTCAGGGCGCGAGGCCACGGGCCCTCAACGTGCCTCGGGTCGGCCTGGTCTTCACCGATGGCCGCTCCCAGGATGACATCTCCGTGTGGGCAGCTCGTGCCAAGGAGGAAG GCATTGTCATGTATGCCGTGGGTGTGGGCAAGGCGGTGGAGGAGGAGCTGCGCCAGATTGCTTCGGAGCCCTCAGAGCTTCACGTGTCCTATGCTCCTGACTTCAATACCATGACACACTTGCTGGAGAACCTCAAAGGCAGCATCTGCCCGG AGGAGGGCATCGGCGCGGGCACGGAGCTCCGGAGCCCTTGCGAATGCGAGAGCCTCGTGGAGTTCCAGGGACGCACATTGGGGGCGCTGGAAAGTCTGTCGCAGAACC TGTCTCAGCTGACAGCCCGCCTGGAGGATTTGGAGAACCAGCTGGCCACCCAGAAGTGA